A genomic stretch from Aliidongia dinghuensis includes:
- the dksA gene encoding RNA polymerase-binding protein DksA, with amino-acid sequence MRPTLSPDYRPTEDEEFMNPVQQEYFRQKLLRWRAELLAESSETLFHLKEESLSEPDITDRATLETDRFTELRTRDRERKLISKIDAALQRIEVGTYGYCEETDEPIGVRRLEARPIATLSLEAQERHERMERTHREE; translated from the coding sequence ATGCGGCCTACGCTTTCACCCGACTATCGACCGACCGAAGACGAAGAGTTCATGAATCCGGTGCAGCAGGAATATTTCCGGCAAAAGCTGCTGCGATGGCGCGCTGAACTGCTCGCCGAGTCGTCCGAAACTTTGTTCCATCTCAAAGAAGAAAGCCTGTCGGAGCCGGATATTACCGATCGGGCGACGCTCGAGACCGATCGTTTTACCGAACTTCGCACGCGCGACCGGGAGCGTAAGTTGATTTCCAAGATCGATGCGGCTCTGCAGCGCATCGAGGTCGGCACTTACGGCTATTGCGAAGAGACCGACGAGCCGATCGGCGTCAGGCGCCTCGAAGCGCGGCCGATCGCGACGCTGAGCCTGGAAGCCCAGGAGCGGCACGAACGGATGGAGCGGACCCACCGCGAGGAATAG
- a CDS encoding MotE family protein produces MRLRPRLLHLLIVAASGMLMLKLGAVWHEAGIAFAQTPQSQTAQSQTAQSQTAQSQTPAAKPPASEAPAKAAAAGAAPAAGAAAQSEPLNPTPSKAPSQSYSEAEVKLLQELAKRRTELDQRADELTQRETLLKAAEQRVDEKIEQLKQLQASVDASLGKVDAQEDQRLNSLVAIYSAMKPKEAAPILSDLDMPVLLQLLTRMKDRTTSAIMAAMDPKKAQSITMALAERRQSVAGGATAAGGTSAADAGAATTNPQN; encoded by the coding sequence ATGAGACTGAGACCACGCCTGCTGCATCTGTTGATCGTCGCTGCCAGCGGCATGCTGATGCTCAAGCTTGGCGCCGTCTGGCATGAGGCCGGCATCGCCTTTGCCCAGACGCCCCAGAGCCAAACAGCACAGAGCCAAACCGCACAAAGCCAAACAGCGCAAAGCCAGACGCCGGCGGCGAAGCCGCCCGCGAGCGAAGCTCCAGCGAAAGCGGCCGCCGCGGGAGCTGCGCCGGCTGCCGGTGCCGCAGCACAGAGCGAGCCGCTCAACCCGACGCCGTCCAAGGCGCCGTCGCAGAGCTATAGCGAGGCCGAGGTCAAGCTGCTGCAGGAATTGGCCAAGCGGCGCACCGAGCTCGATCAGCGCGCCGACGAGCTGACGCAGCGCGAGACGCTATTGAAGGCGGCGGAGCAGCGCGTCGACGAGAAGATCGAACAGCTGAAGCAGCTGCAGGCGTCGGTCGACGCCAGCCTGGGCAAGGTCGACGCCCAGGAGGACCAGCGGCTGAACAGCCTGGTAGCGATCTACAGCGCCATGAAGCCGAAGGAGGCGGCGCCGATCCTGTCCGACCTCGACATGCCGGTGCTGCTGCAGCTGCTGACGCGTATGAAGGACCGCACGACCTCGGCGATCATGGCGGCGATGGACCCGAAGAAGGCACAGTCGATCACCATGGCGCTCGCCGAGCGTCGCCAGTCAGTGGCGGGCGGGGCGACGGCGGCGGGCGGAACATCGGCGGCCGACGCCGGTGCGGCCACCACCAACCCGCAGAACTGA
- a CDS encoding flagellar basal body-associated FliL family protein: MAEEAIDDGAAEGGEGRRGGKKLIIMALAALLLIIGTAAALYFSGIATTLLGKGEEKVEKKVEAPPPPPKVAVFYDDMPDMLVNLNTGSRKSSFLKLHVSLQIESEEDKAKIKQVQARIIDTFQTYLRELRLEDLKGSAGLYRLREELLMRVNAAVAPVKVDDVLFTEMLVQ; this comes from the coding sequence ATGGCCGAAGAGGCAATCGATGATGGTGCAGCCGAGGGTGGCGAAGGCCGGCGCGGCGGCAAGAAGCTCATCATCATGGCACTCGCGGCGCTGCTCCTGATCATCGGCACGGCTGCGGCGCTCTATTTCAGCGGCATCGCGACGACGCTCCTCGGCAAGGGCGAGGAAAAGGTCGAGAAGAAGGTCGAAGCGCCACCACCGCCGCCAAAGGTTGCGGTGTTCTACGACGACATGCCGGACATGCTGGTCAACCTCAATACCGGCTCGCGGAAATCGAGCTTCCTTAAGCTCCATGTCAGTCTTCAAATCGAGAGCGAAGAGGACAAGGCCAAGATCAAGCAGGTTCAGGCGCGGATCATCGACACGTTCCAGACCTACCTGCGCGAACTCCGGCTCGAGGACCTGAAGGGGTCGGCCGGGCTCTATCGGCTGCGCGAAGAACTGCTGATGCGGGTCAACGCCGCCGTGGCACCGGTCAAGGTGGACGACGTATTATTCACTGAGATGCTTGTTCAGTAA
- the flgG gene encoding flagellar basal-body rod protein FlgG, whose translation MRSMDIAATGMQAQQLNVEVISNNIANLNTTGFKRQRAEFQDLLYQSIRRPGETSSDQNTVVPVGVQVGIGVKTAAVYRIHEQGNLTQTQNPLDLAIQGKGFFQVLLPDGTTAYTRAGSFQLNNQRQIVTADGYLVQPTIAIPQGTTSISVNASGQVLAQVTGQTNPQTVGQLQLAIFPNDPGLAALGQNLLQETQASGNPQTQDPGQQDAGTIQQGFLETSNVNVVTEISSLITAQRAYEMNSKVIEASDQMQQTLTNLR comes from the coding sequence ATGCGCTCGATGGACATTGCCGCGACGGGCATGCAGGCCCAGCAGCTCAACGTCGAAGTCATCTCGAACAATATCGCGAACCTGAACACGACCGGGTTCAAGCGCCAGCGCGCCGAGTTCCAGGACCTGCTCTACCAGAGCATCCGGCGACCGGGCGAGACATCGTCGGACCAGAACACGGTCGTGCCGGTCGGCGTGCAGGTCGGCATCGGCGTCAAGACCGCCGCCGTCTACCGCATCCATGAGCAGGGCAATCTCACCCAGACTCAGAACCCGCTCGACCTCGCGATCCAGGGCAAGGGCTTCTTCCAGGTCCTGCTGCCCGACGGCACCACCGCCTATACCCGCGCCGGCTCGTTCCAGCTCAACAACCAGCGACAGATCGTGACCGCCGACGGCTATCTGGTGCAGCCGACGATCGCGATCCCGCAGGGCACGACGTCGATCTCGGTCAATGCGTCGGGCCAGGTGCTGGCCCAGGTGACGGGCCAGACCAACCCGCAGACCGTGGGCCAGCTGCAGCTCGCGATATTCCCGAACGATCCGGGCCTGGCCGCCCTGGGCCAGAACCTGCTGCAGGAGACCCAGGCGTCCGGCAACCCGCAGACCCAGGACCCGGGCCAGCAGGACGCCGGCACGATCCAGCAGGGTTTCCTCGAGACCTCGAACGTCAACGTGGTGACCGAGATCTCAAGCCTGATCACCGCGCAGCGCGCTTACGAAATGAATTCCAAGGTGATCGAAGCCTCCGACCAGATGCAGCAGACGCTGACCAACCTGCGCTGA
- a CDS encoding flagellar basal body-associated FliL family protein → MRRSVGVLILVGGIVLVAGAGAALMMTGFLPKLLGMKPPEGTMAAVEEKKPKPPEPITPERYFDLRPPIMISLDTQGHGNRILQLGVSLLMPTREDVNSVRGVTPRVVDAMQVYIRSLPISETESVAKLSAHRAEMLGRINAAIAPLKADELNLYMVQEQ, encoded by the coding sequence ATGCGGCGCAGCGTAGGCGTGCTGATATTGGTGGGGGGGATCGTGCTGGTCGCCGGCGCGGGTGCGGCACTCATGATGACGGGATTCCTGCCGAAGCTCCTCGGCATGAAACCACCCGAGGGGACCATGGCCGCAGTGGAGGAGAAGAAGCCGAAGCCGCCGGAGCCGATCACGCCCGAGCGCTATTTCGACCTGCGCCCGCCGATCATGATCTCGCTCGACACGCAGGGGCACGGCAACCGCATCCTGCAGCTGGGCGTGAGCCTGCTGATGCCGACGCGCGAGGATGTGAACAGCGTGCGCGGCGTCACGCCGCGGGTGGTCGATGCCATGCAGGTCTATATCCGTTCGCTGCCGATCTCGGAGACCGAGAGCGTCGCGAAGCTCAGCGCCCATCGCGCGGAGATGCTGGGCCGGATCAATGCCGCGATCGCCCCGCTCAAGGCAGACGAACTCAACCTCTATATGGTGCAGGAGCAATAG
- a CDS encoding protein phosphatase CheZ: protein MVKLAIADDLTRRLDTLRGQRPVVDAAEVNAAVEEVVASLTGALSLSEIKLYQELETLARVIQAAKREIASVQPHDIPHHHIPLATDELDAVVEATAAATGVILDEAEVLEKLGASLPPEAQAQITDSVTKIFEASNFQDITGQRITKVVKTLRYIETKIHGLLEAFGDQVEHFVPPSEPEPETETEADADRKLMNGPQMPSAANSQADIDAILAGLF, encoded by the coding sequence ATGGTAAAGCTCGCGATCGCCGACGACCTGACGCGCCGCCTCGACACGTTGCGCGGCCAGCGGCCGGTCGTCGATGCGGCTGAGGTCAATGCCGCGGTCGAGGAGGTGGTGGCGAGCCTGACCGGGGCACTGTCGCTGTCCGAGATCAAGCTCTACCAGGAGCTCGAGACGCTGGCCCGTGTCATCCAAGCGGCAAAGCGTGAGATCGCGTCGGTCCAGCCGCACGACATCCCGCATCATCACATCCCGCTTGCGACCGACGAGCTGGACGCCGTGGTCGAGGCGACGGCCGCCGCGACAGGCGTCATCCTGGACGAGGCCGAGGTGCTGGAGAAGCTGGGCGCGAGCCTGCCGCCGGAGGCCCAGGCCCAGATCACCGACTCCGTCACCAAGATCTTCGAGGCCTCGAACTTCCAGGACATCACCGGCCAGCGCATCACCAAGGTGGTGAAGACGCTGCGCTACATCGAAACCAAGATCCACGGACTCTTGGAGGCGTTCGGCGATCAGGTCGAGCATTTCGTGCCGCCATCGGAACCGGAGCCCGAAACCGAAACCGAGGCCGATGCCGACCGCAAGCTGATGAATGGCCCGCAGATGCCGAGCGCCGCCAACAGCCAGGCCGACATCGACGCTATTCTCGCGGGGCTGTTCTGA
- a CDS encoding GNAT family N-acetyltransferase produces MHPTIRIEDPAQPDIVLLLEHGEAHSAELYPAESNHHLPLDALRAANVLFHVARDAGGRAIGTGAVVLNGTWAEIKRMWVEPEARGLGLSKAILDTLEAAARAAGVGMLRLETGVVSHAALGLYARAGFVPCDPFADYRPDPLSVFMQKDLQTASS; encoded by the coding sequence ATGCATCCCACGATCCGGATCGAAGACCCGGCCCAGCCGGATATCGTGCTGCTGCTCGAGCATGGCGAGGCGCACTCGGCCGAACTCTATCCGGCGGAGAGCAATCATCACCTGCCGCTCGACGCGCTGCGCGCGGCGAACGTGCTGTTCCATGTCGCGCGCGACGCGGGCGGCCGGGCGATCGGCACCGGCGCCGTGGTCCTCAACGGCACCTGGGCCGAAATCAAGCGGATGTGGGTCGAGCCCGAGGCGCGGGGGCTCGGGCTGTCGAAGGCGATCCTCGATACGCTGGAAGCGGCGGCACGTGCGGCGGGCGTGGGGATGCTGCGGCTGGAAACCGGGGTGGTGAGCCATGCGGCCCTCGGCCTCTACGCGCGGGCCGGCTTCGTTCCGTGCGATCCGTTCGCCGATTACCGGCCGGATCCGCTCAGCGTCTTCATGCAGAAGGACCTGCAGACGGCATCGTCCTGA
- a CDS encoding DUF6468 domain-containing protein: MMLTLIMDAVVAVLLIATIGFAIKLNGRLAALRRDSERLQSLIRDLQGASGAAEDAVSELKLTAADAGRALQNTIDGARTLEADLRFITERGEEVANRLEAGLRIQRDQQAATAAATGNGASSPTAAATAAAADKNSQSRLAMLLKQAEAADGPAGRNEPALDPARAKGRAAPPPREPPSAPAPRPPEPRHAEPRAAEPRGGEPRDAESTPQSRAERDLLRALEARGRQ, from the coding sequence ATGATGCTGACGCTGATCATGGACGCGGTGGTCGCGGTCCTGCTTATTGCGACGATCGGTTTTGCGATCAAGCTCAATGGGCGCCTGGCGGCGCTTCGGCGCGACAGCGAGCGGTTGCAGTCCCTGATCCGCGACCTGCAGGGCGCGTCGGGGGCGGCCGAGGACGCGGTCTCCGAGCTCAAGCTCACGGCCGCCGACGCAGGACGCGCGCTGCAAAACACGATCGACGGCGCCCGGACGCTCGAGGCCGATCTGCGCTTCATTACCGAGCGCGGCGAGGAGGTGGCGAACCGGCTCGAGGCCGGGCTGCGCATCCAGCGCGACCAGCAGGCCGCGACGGCCGCCGCCACCGGCAACGGGGCGTCTTCGCCGACGGCTGCGGCGACCGCCGCTGCTGCCGACAAGAACAGCCAGAGCCGCCTTGCCATGCTGCTGAAGCAGGCCGAGGCGGCCGACGGGCCGGCCGGGCGCAACGAGCCTGCGCTCGACCCGGCGCGTGCCAAGGGGCGTGCCGCGCCGCCGCCCCGTGAACCGCCGAGCGCGCCTGCGCCGCGGCCGCCAGAACCGCGTCATGCAGAGCCTCGTGCTGCCGAGCCGCGCGGGGGCGAGCCGCGGGATGCCGAATCCACACCGCAGTCGCGTGCCGAACGGGATCTGCTGCGCGCGCTGGAGGCGAGGGGACGCCAATGA
- a CDS encoding flagellar motor protein MotB yields MDEDGSIPAAPAPAGAAVATYVSLFLLLFVFFIVLVSISEVQRPRAQAVLESIDAAFGHLPSSLGMIPPSPMLRPETGDIEGFARDVSGLLTGFAPLAQTAEAAPGDNFLEIALPEAAMFEPGSTQPKADALPTLDRLALLMQKHGGGPRVRMTWRVLLPADAPEGGAAERLAGQRAAAVVARLYAEGCPGDLLAIAVDRAAGPALRLDFSVLGTETPGAAP; encoded by the coding sequence ATGGATGAGGATGGTTCGATCCCAGCGGCACCGGCGCCGGCCGGCGCGGCGGTGGCGACCTACGTCAGCCTGTTCCTGCTGTTGTTCGTCTTCTTCATCGTGCTGGTCTCGATCTCCGAAGTGCAGCGCCCCCGGGCGCAGGCGGTGCTCGAATCGATCGATGCCGCGTTCGGCCACCTGCCATCGAGCCTGGGCATGATACCGCCGTCGCCGATGCTGAGACCCGAGACCGGGGACATCGAGGGCTTCGCGCGCGACGTGAGCGGCTTGCTCACCGGCTTCGCACCGCTTGCCCAGACGGCCGAGGCGGCGCCGGGCGACAATTTCCTCGAGATCGCGCTGCCTGAGGCCGCCATGTTCGAGCCGGGCAGCACCCAGCCCAAGGCCGATGCGCTGCCGACACTCGATCGGCTGGCGCTCCTGATGCAGAAGCACGGCGGCGGCCCGCGTGTGCGCATGACCTGGCGCGTGCTCCTGCCGGCTGACGCGCCGGAGGGCGGCGCTGCCGAGCGGCTGGCCGGGCAGCGGGCGGCGGCCGTCGTGGCCCGGCTTTATGCCGAAGGCTGCCCGGGCGACTTGCTCGCGATCGCCGTCGACCGTGCGGCAGGGCCGGCCCTCCGGCTCGATTTCTCGGTCTTGGGCACCGAGACGCCGGGGGCGGCACCATGA
- a CDS encoding ABC transporter substrate-binding protein, producing MRASARLKRYVSTGAALAALLVAGGATAGQNAIKIGVMIDGSGFAQDTGGIGAVTAAEMAAADYGGKALGRPIQIISADMQNKPDVASSIARQWFDQDQVDTITDLPVSSVGLAVQQIAKEKHKVLLISAAATTELTGAQCSPYSIQWADDTAALANGTARAVVANGGKKWFFITADFAFGQAMETAASNVIKAAGGEVVGGVKHPLGTTDFSSYLLKAQASGANVIGLTNVGLDSIATIRQAGEFGITQSGQQLAGFIVFISDIHTLGLKTAQGTYVTTGFYWDDSDQTRAFAKRFFEKRQRMPTKEQANTYAAVLHYLKALDASHSDDAEKVAAEMKAMPTDYFGRKGSIRADGRVLYDLALYQVKKPEEAKYPWDYYKKIRDIPAAEAFRPLADGGCPFVK from the coding sequence ATGCGCGCAAGCGCTCGTCTCAAGCGATATGTCTCGACCGGCGCGGCGCTCGCAGCGCTGCTCGTCGCCGGCGGTGCCACGGCCGGCCAGAACGCGATCAAGATCGGCGTCATGATCGACGGCTCCGGCTTCGCCCAGGACACGGGCGGCATCGGTGCCGTGACCGCGGCCGAGATGGCGGCGGCCGACTATGGCGGCAAGGCGCTGGGCAGGCCGATCCAGATCATCTCGGCCGACATGCAGAACAAGCCGGACGTCGCATCGTCGATCGCGCGGCAATGGTTCGACCAGGATCAGGTCGACACGATCACCGACCTGCCGGTCTCCTCCGTCGGGCTTGCGGTTCAGCAGATCGCCAAGGAGAAGCACAAGGTCCTGCTGATCTCCGCGGCAGCGACGACCGAGCTCACCGGGGCGCAGTGCTCGCCCTATTCGATCCAGTGGGCCGACGACACGGCGGCGCTCGCCAACGGCACGGCGCGGGCGGTCGTGGCCAACGGCGGCAAGAAATGGTTCTTCATCACCGCCGATTTCGCATTCGGCCAGGCGATGGAGACGGCGGCGAGCAATGTCATCAAGGCGGCCGGCGGCGAGGTTGTGGGCGGCGTCAAGCATCCGCTCGGCACGACCGATTTCTCCTCATATCTCTTGAAGGCCCAGGCATCGGGCGCCAACGTCATCGGGCTCACCAACGTGGGCCTCGATTCGATCGCGACGATCCGGCAGGCCGGCGAGTTCGGCATCACCCAGAGCGGCCAGCAGCTCGCGGGCTTCATCGTCTTCATCTCGGACATCCATACCCTCGGTCTCAAGACCGCCCAGGGCACCTATGTCACGACCGGCTTCTACTGGGACGACAGCGACCAGACCCGCGCCTTCGCCAAGCGCTTCTTCGAGAAGCGGCAGCGCATGCCGACGAAGGAGCAGGCCAACACCTATGCCGCCGTGCTGCATTACCTGAAGGCGCTTGACGCCAGCCATTCCGACGACGCCGAAAAGGTCGCGGCCGAGATGAAGGCGATGCCGACCGATTATTTCGGGCGCAAGGGCTCGATCCGCGCGGACGGCCGCGTGCTCTACGACCTGGCGCTCTATCAGGTGAAGAAGCCTGAGGAGGCGAAATATCCCTGGGACTATTACAAGAAGATCCGCGACATCCCCGCTGCGGAGGCGTTCCGGCCGCTGGCGGACGGCGGTTGCCCGTTTGTCAAATAG
- the fliM gene encoding flagellar motor switch protein FliM: MSDVTKEDEERMAAEWAAMAGGDDGGAGGGDDDMAAAMGLGGGEASTRVLNQNEIDSLLGFADGAGRDRDTSGIRAIIDSALVSYERLPMLEVVFDRLVRMMSTSLRNFTSDNVEVSLDSITSTRFGDYLNSIPLPAMLSVFKAEEWDNYGLLTVDSALIYSIVDVLLGGRRGTAAMRIEGRPYTTIERNLVERLVTVVLGDLSAAFDPLSPVDFRFERLEINPRFATIARPANAAIVARLRIDMEDRGGRLELLFPNATLEPVRELLLQMFMGEKFGRDSIWESHLAGELWHTDVQIRAVLDTMSLSLKDVLSWKVGTRLPLNAMPDSDVELLCGDLLMFSGKMGRKSGNMAVRIDEKIDAKPKER; the protein is encoded by the coding sequence ATGTCGGATGTAACGAAAGAAGACGAAGAACGCATGGCGGCCGAATGGGCCGCGATGGCGGGTGGCGATGACGGCGGCGCCGGCGGTGGCGACGACGACATGGCCGCTGCCATGGGGCTTGGCGGCGGCGAAGCTTCGACGCGCGTCCTCAACCAGAACGAAATCGACAGCCTGCTGGGCTTCGCCGACGGTGCCGGTCGGGATCGCGACACGTCCGGCATCCGTGCCATCATCGATTCGGCACTCGTCTCCTACGAGCGTCTGCCGATGCTCGAGGTCGTGTTCGACCGGCTCGTCCGCATGATGTCGACCTCGTTGCGCAATTTCACGTCCGACAACGTCGAGGTCTCGCTCGACAGCATCACGTCGACCCGGTTCGGCGACTACCTGAACTCGATCCCGCTGCCGGCCATGCTGTCGGTGTTCAAGGCCGAGGAATGGGACAATTACGGGCTGCTGACGGTCGATTCGGCGCTGATCTATTCGATCGTCGACGTGCTCTTGGGCGGCCGGCGCGGCACGGCGGCCATGCGCATCGAGGGCCGACCCTACACGACGATCGAGCGCAACCTGGTCGAGCGGCTGGTGACGGTCGTGCTGGGTGATCTCTCGGCCGCGTTCGATCCGCTCTCGCCGGTCGATTTCCGCTTCGAACGGCTCGAGATCAATCCGCGCTTCGCGACCATCGCACGGCCCGCCAACGCCGCGATCGTGGCGCGCTTGCGCATCGACATGGAGGATCGCGGCGGCCGCCTCGAACTCCTGTTCCCGAACGCGACGCTCGAGCCGGTCCGCGAGCTCCTGCTGCAGATGTTCATGGGCGAGAAGTTCGGCCGCGACTCGATCTGGGAGAGCCATCTTGCCGGCGAGCTCTGGCATACGGACGTGCAGATCCGCGCCGTGCTCGACACCATGAGCCTGTCCTTGAAGGACGTGCTGAGCTGGAAGGTCGGCACGCGCCTGCCCCTGAACGCCATGCCGGACTCCGACGTCGAGCTCCTCTGCGGCGATCTTCTGATGTTCAGCGGCAAGATGGGCCGCAAGAGCGGCAACATGGCCGTGCGCATCGACGAGAAGATCGACGCCAAACCGAAGGAGCGCTGA
- the flgA gene encoding flagellar basal body P-ring formation chaperone FlgA translates to MTKPFALALTLGLALVLAPVAHAANPVAANPVAVNPVPPAPLVSLKANGTVDGAAIRLGDLFDGAGAHADDVVAKAPAPGTSMLFDVGWLYSTARAHGVNWLPPSTESAIRIQRNATVIETTELAQQLADKLPSTLPLRRVELDAQFRLYVPVGGSTDITVQKVDLKPETGRFSAEVRVASDDPDAAPVHVSGRIVGLMTVPVLARPMMPGEVVRAEDITTADFRVDQIQAGGIMDPRELVGETPRHPLRAAQPLRANDVQVPVVVKRNDLVLIVLEKPGLYLTAEGRALEDGGKGNVIRVTNTQSKRTIDAVVLAPGQVAIRAPGIQQAYN, encoded by the coding sequence ATGACCAAGCCCTTCGCCCTCGCCCTGACCCTCGGCCTCGCTCTCGTGCTCGCCCCCGTGGCCCACGCCGCGAACCCGGTGGCCGCGAACCCAGTGGCCGTGAACCCAGTGCCGCCGGCACCGCTCGTTTCGCTCAAAGCGAACGGCACCGTCGACGGCGCCGCGATCCGGCTCGGCGACCTGTTCGACGGTGCCGGCGCCCATGCCGATGACGTGGTGGCCAAGGCGCCGGCGCCCGGCACCAGCATGCTGTTCGACGTGGGCTGGCTCTACTCGACCGCCCGGGCGCACGGCGTCAACTGGCTGCCGCCCTCGACCGAGAGCGCCATCCGCATCCAGCGGAACGCGACCGTGATCGAGACGACCGAGCTCGCCCAGCAGCTGGCCGACAAGCTGCCCTCGACGCTGCCGCTGCGCCGGGTCGAGCTCGACGCGCAGTTCCGCCTCTATGTGCCGGTCGGCGGCTCGACGGACATCACGGTCCAGAAGGTCGACCTCAAGCCTGAGACCGGCCGCTTCTCGGCCGAGGTGCGCGTCGCGTCCGACGATCCCGACGCCGCGCCGGTGCATGTCAGCGGCCGCATCGTCGGCCTGATGACCGTCCCCGTGCTGGCCCGGCCGATGATGCCGGGCGAGGTCGTGCGGGCGGAGGACATCACGACCGCGGACTTCCGCGTCGACCAGATCCAGGCCGGCGGCATCATGGACCCGCGCGAGCTCGTCGGCGAGACGCCGCGCCACCCGCTGCGCGCGGCCCAGCCGCTCAGGGCCAACGACGTGCAGGTGCCGGTCGTGGTCAAGCGCAACGACCTCGTGCTGATCGTGCTGGAAAAGCCGGGCCTCTACCTCACCGCCGAGGGCCGCGCGCTCGAGGACGGCGGCAAGGGCAATGTCATCCGCGTCACCAACACTCAGTCCAAGCGGACGATCGACGCGGTGGTGCTCGCCCCGGGCCAGGTCGCGATCCGCGCCCCCGGCATCCAGCAGGCGTACAACTGA
- the flgF gene encoding flagellar basal-body rod protein FlgF, whose translation MQTATYVALSRQAVLDRQMDVIANNLANMSTSGFKTENQLFQEYLEPSPVRGQTIAYVRDAGVVRDLRQGDLSRTGNPLDVGIDGNGYFQVNTVDGPRYTRNGRFQLDAGRTLVTAQGYQVLDSTGQPITIPQGSTSISIGADGTVATETGPVGKIALSSFANGQDVVPAGNGLYVTSATPTPDTVSTLHQGMLEDSNVRPIIEMTQMLGVQRAYASAQNIIDSEDNRLRNAIDKLSKSS comes from the coding sequence ATGCAGACGGCAACCTACGTTGCACTCTCCCGGCAAGCGGTCCTGGACCGGCAGATGGACGTGATCGCCAACAACCTGGCGAACATGTCGACTTCGGGCTTCAAGACCGAGAACCAGCTGTTCCAGGAATACCTGGAGCCGAGCCCGGTCCGCGGCCAGACAATTGCCTACGTCCGCGACGCCGGCGTCGTGCGCGACCTCCGCCAGGGCGACCTGTCCAGGACCGGCAACCCGCTCGACGTCGGCATCGACGGCAACGGCTATTTCCAGGTCAACACCGTCGACGGCCCGCGCTACACCCGCAACGGCCGCTTCCAGCTCGACGCCGGCCGCACGCTGGTGACGGCCCAGGGCTACCAGGTGCTGGATTCGACCGGCCAGCCGATCACCATCCCGCAGGGCTCGACCTCGATCTCGATCGGGGCCGACGGCACGGTCGCGACCGAAACCGGCCCGGTCGGCAAGATCGCTCTCTCCTCCTTCGCCAACGGGCAGGACGTCGTCCCCGCCGGCAACGGCCTCTACGTGACGTCGGCGACGCCGACGCCCGACACGGTCTCGACCCTGCACCAGGGCATGCTCGAGGACTCGAACGTCCGGCCGATTATCGAGATGACCCAGATGCTCGGCGTGCAGCGTGCTTACGCCTCCGCGCAGAACATCATCGACAGCGAAGACAACCGCCTGCGCAACGCCATCGACAAACTGTCGAAGTCGTCCTGA
- the flgH gene encoding flagellar basal body L-ring protein FlgH: protein MPRLPRASRIPSFALAALALAPVALAGCTTNVGTRLSELGEEPAMTKITDPTKAPGYEPVTMPSPNAEQTVHQAGSLWARGARAFFKDQRAKQVGDIVTVTISINDSAKLNNETQDNRNDTNNSGITNLFGLESKLQKILPGHPATSSLINTNTTMATDGKAQINRQEQVTTTLAAIVTQVLPSGNMVIVGKQEVRVNFDVRELQMTGIIRPTDIDQLNTVSYDKIAEARISYGGRGRQSDIQQPHYGTQLLDIFNPF from the coding sequence ATGCCCCGCCTCCCGCGCGCATCCCGCATCCCGTCGTTCGCCCTCGCCGCCTTGGCGCTTGCCCCCGTGGCGCTTGCCGGCTGCACCACCAACGTCGGGACCAGGCTGAGCGAGCTCGGCGAAGAGCCGGCGATGACCAAGATCACCGACCCGACCAAGGCACCCGGATACGAGCCGGTCACCATGCCGTCGCCCAACGCCGAGCAGACCGTGCATCAGGCCGGTTCGCTCTGGGCGCGCGGCGCCCGGGCGTTCTTCAAGGACCAGCGCGCGAAGCAGGTCGGCGACATCGTGACGGTCACGATCTCGATCAACGACAGCGCCAAGCTCAACAACGAGACCCAGGACAACCGGAACGACACGAACAATTCCGGCATCACCAATCTCTTCGGGCTTGAAAGCAAGCTGCAGAAGATCCTGCCGGGCCACCCCGCGACTTCATCCCTGATCAACACCAACACGACGATGGCGACGGACGGCAAGGCGCAGATCAACCGCCAGGAGCAGGTGACCACCACGCTCGCCGCGATCGTGACCCAGGTCCTGCCCAGCGGCAACATGGTGATCGTCGGCAAGCAGGAGGTCCGCGTGAACTTTGACGTGCGCGAGTTGCAGATGACCGGCATCATCCGGCCAACCGACATCGACCAGCTCAACACCGTCTCCTACGACAAGATCGCGGAAGCGCGCATTTCCTACGGCGGACGCGGCCGCCAGAGCGACATCCAGCAGCCGCACTACGGCACGCAGCTGCTCGATATCTTCAATCCGTTCTAA